From the Gramella sp. Hel_I_59 genome, one window contains:
- a CDS encoding TRAP transporter substrate-binding protein, translating into MKKIKHIKILAFAAIFTMLFAGCEKESETKVIKLGHSLDISHPVHQAMIFMGERVMEKSNGSLKIDIYPNQQLGSERECLELLQIGSLGMTKVSTGVMENFAPGLRVFGLPFLFRDRDHRFEILEGNIGEDFLDSSLDKRLKGLTFYDAGSRSFYTKKPVETPEDLKGLKLRVMESQTAINMVKNLGGSPTPIAWGELYTALQQGIVDGAENNLPSFHLSRHYEVCKYFLVDEHTALPDMLVIGTPVWNKLSDDEKKWLKEAAMESSEHQKKLWRDAELEALAKIKEAGVQVLQANKDEFRDMVQPMYDEFKEDADMKKIIEEIQEAK; encoded by the coding sequence TTGAAAAAAATAAAACACATAAAGATTCTTGCTTTTGCGGCGATTTTCACCATGCTATTCGCAGGTTGTGAGAAAGAAAGCGAAACTAAGGTAATCAAGCTTGGCCATAGTTTAGACATCAGCCATCCTGTTCACCAGGCCATGATTTTTATGGGCGAGCGTGTCATGGAAAAGTCTAATGGAAGTTTGAAAATAGATATTTATCCTAATCAGCAGTTAGGTTCTGAGCGTGAATGTCTGGAACTATTGCAAATTGGAAGCCTGGGCATGACCAAGGTTTCTACGGGCGTGATGGAGAATTTTGCACCAGGCTTAAGAGTTTTTGGTCTACCATTTTTATTCAGAGATCGTGACCATCGATTCGAAATTCTGGAAGGTAATATTGGTGAAGATTTCCTCGATTCAAGTCTTGACAAGAGGCTCAAGGGGCTTACATTTTACGATGCAGGAAGCCGGAGTTTTTATACTAAGAAACCAGTTGAAACCCCTGAGGACCTCAAGGGTTTGAAACTTAGAGTAATGGAAAGTCAAACAGCCATTAACATGGTTAAAAATCTGGGTGGTTCCCCAACTCCTATTGCCTGGGGTGAATTATACACCGCTTTACAACAGGGAATCGTAGATGGAGCAGAAAATAACCTTCCTAGTTTCCATCTTTCCAGGCATTATGAAGTTTGTAAATATTTTCTTGTAGATGAGCATACTGCATTACCAGATATGTTGGTGATTGGAACACCAGTTTGGAATAAACTTTCAGACGATGAGAAAAAATGGTTAAAGGAAGCTGCCATGGAATCCTCAGAACATCAGAAAAAATTATGGCGCGATGCTGAATTGGAAGCACTGGCAAAAATCAAGGAAGCCGGAGTGCAGGTTTTACAGGCGAACAAAGATGAATTTAGAGATATGGTGCAGCCAATGTATGATGAATTCAAAGAGGATGCCGATATGAAAAAAATTATTGAAGAAATACAGGAGGCGAAATGA
- a CDS encoding LacI family DNA-binding transcriptional regulator, with protein sequence MKNTEKVTIYDISKKLNISAATVSRALNNNPKISEKTRKLVAETAVAMNYKQNRLAQALKKGRTNNVGVIVPYINRSFFSSVIRGIEEELTPEGYHIIICQSHEEVKDEAEQLNTLLNTQIDGVFMSVSKTTQNTDHIRKAQEGGTPIVFFDRKIDVPGVSSVVLDDYKAGFMATEHLIKEGCSKIAHLSGDINLEIYKNRFEGYKAALEANQIKFEPDFVIQTSSKIESGMQAVEDLWKLDKKPDAIFSAGDYAALGAIQELRARKIKIPEEVCVVGFSNEPFTKYMELPITSIDQTPQIMGKIAAQVFLEQVKEKKNLSIEKKVVLPPELFIRETSSRNLVQLNKDL encoded by the coding sequence ATGAAAAACACAGAAAAGGTTACTATATATGATATTTCGAAAAAGCTTAATATCAGCGCGGCAACCGTTTCACGAGCCCTTAACAACAATCCCAAAATAAGCGAAAAGACCAGAAAACTGGTTGCAGAAACTGCTGTAGCGATGAACTACAAGCAAAACCGACTCGCACAGGCTCTCAAGAAAGGAAGAACTAATAACGTTGGGGTAATCGTGCCTTACATAAACAGGAGTTTTTTCTCTTCAGTAATTCGTGGAATTGAAGAAGAGCTTACCCCTGAAGGATATCACATCATAATTTGCCAGTCTCACGAAGAGGTAAAAGATGAAGCGGAACAATTAAACACCCTTTTAAATACCCAGATCGACGGCGTCTTCATGTCTGTTTCCAAGACAACGCAGAATACCGATCATATACGAAAAGCACAGGAAGGTGGAACTCCCATTGTATTCTTTGATAGGAAGATCGATGTTCCCGGAGTAAGTTCAGTAGTACTCGATGATTACAAGGCGGGGTTTATGGCTACGGAACATTTGATCAAGGAAGGCTGCAGTAAAATTGCCCACCTATCTGGTGATATTAATCTGGAAATTTATAAAAACCGTTTTGAAGGATACAAAGCCGCTCTTGAAGCAAACCAGATTAAATTTGAGCCTGATTTCGTGATCCAGACGAGTAGTAAAATAGAGTCTGGGATGCAGGCGGTGGAAGATCTCTGGAAACTAGATAAAAAACCTGATGCAATTTTTTCTGCCGGGGATTATGCTGCTTTAGGAGCAATACAGGAGTTGAGAGCCAGGAAAATTAAAATTCCTGAAGAAGTATGTGTCGTAGGTTTTAGTAATGAACCTTTTACAAAATATATGGAATTGCCTATAACCTCTATAGACCAGACTCCACAAATAATGGGAAAAATCGCGGCGCAGGTCTTTCTAGAGCAGGTCAAGGAAAAGAAAAATCTGAGTATCGAAAAAAAGGTTGTTCTTCCTCCAGAATTATTTATAAGAGAAACATCCAGCCGGAACTTAGTCCAGCTGAATAAAGATCTGTAA
- a CDS encoding tagaturonate reductase codes for METTKYKRLSRERVGIPAQLPIKIVQYGEGNFLRAFVDYLVNKMNAEANFNAGVAVIQPLAGGMINILDEQDGLYNLFMKGVKQGKEIQETELISCIQKSYDPYIDYKAYLQLAKEEQLEFLISNTTEAGIAYNGEDKFQQYPHQSFPAKVTALLYERFKHFKGNPDKGLTIIPCELINHNADNLKKIILQYAKSWELEQNFVDWVNEHNSFHNTLVDRIVPGYPKDDIEQYQDQLEFEDTLIVSAEVFLLWVIEGDGKLKSRIPFNKIDENVLIVDDLQPYRTRKVRILNGAHTTMVPFSILFGNDTVKETVDHGFTGKFIKEAVFEEINPTLSLPPEELDSFAEEVFDRFRNPFIKHQLSSIALNSISKFKVRVLPSLLGFQQKFDRLPLRLTFAFACLIRFYDGKWKGESLPVKDDEATVSTLKKIWESHSYNEIAKNVLSKTEFWDSDLNEIPGLKQHIAYALELIDNKGIESGYEAFSEKFSSN; via the coding sequence ATGGAGACTACAAAATATAAAAGACTAAGCCGTGAACGTGTTGGGATTCCTGCACAATTGCCTATAAAGATCGTTCAGTATGGAGAAGGAAATTTTCTTCGTGCATTCGTAGATTACTTGGTAAACAAAATGAATGCTGAAGCCAATTTTAATGCGGGTGTCGCGGTGATTCAACCACTTGCAGGTGGTATGATTAATATTTTAGATGAGCAGGATGGTTTGTATAACCTGTTTATGAAAGGTGTAAAACAGGGAAAAGAAATACAGGAGACTGAGTTGATTAGCTGTATCCAGAAGAGTTACGATCCTTATATAGATTATAAAGCATATCTGCAACTTGCGAAAGAAGAGCAACTCGAATTTCTAATTAGCAATACGACCGAAGCCGGAATCGCTTATAATGGCGAGGATAAATTTCAGCAATATCCACATCAAAGCTTTCCCGCGAAAGTGACTGCTTTACTCTACGAAAGGTTTAAGCATTTTAAAGGTAATCCAGATAAAGGACTAACCATCATCCCTTGTGAACTTATTAATCATAATGCAGATAATCTCAAGAAGATCATTTTGCAATATGCCAAATCCTGGGAGTTAGAGCAAAACTTTGTTGATTGGGTGAATGAACATAACAGTTTTCACAATACGCTGGTAGACCGTATCGTGCCTGGCTACCCTAAGGACGATATTGAGCAATATCAGGACCAGTTGGAATTTGAAGATACTTTAATCGTTTCTGCTGAAGTTTTTCTGCTTTGGGTGATTGAAGGGGATGGGAAATTGAAATCGAGAATACCTTTTAATAAAATCGATGAAAATGTTCTAATTGTAGATGATCTTCAGCCTTATCGTACACGAAAAGTGAGGATACTGAATGGTGCGCATACTACAATGGTTCCTTTTTCTATATTATTCGGAAATGATACCGTTAAAGAAACTGTAGATCATGGGTTTACCGGTAAATTTATTAAGGAAGCAGTTTTTGAGGAAATCAATCCAACTTTATCATTGCCTCCTGAAGAATTAGATTCCTTCGCTGAAGAAGTTTTCGATAGATTCAGAAATCCATTCATTAAACATCAGCTTTCAAGTATTGCACTTAATAGTATTTCAAAATTTAAGGTGAGAGTATTGCCAAGCCTGCTCGGTTTTCAGCAAAAATTTGATCGATTACCGCTTAGATTAACCTTTGCATTCGCTTGTTTGATTAGGTTCTATGATGGAAAATGGAAAGGTGAAAGCTTACCCGTTAAGGATGATGAGGCAACGGTAAGCACTTTGAAAAAGATATGGGAATCGCACAGTTATAACGAAATAGCTAAGAACGTGCTTTCCAAAACCGAATTCTGGGATTCAGATCTAAATGAAATTCCGGGTCTTAAGCAACACATAGCCTATGCACTCGAACTTATAGATAATAAGGGAATTGAAAGTGGATACGAGGCATTTTCAGAAAAATTCAGCAGTAATTAA
- a CDS encoding TRAP transporter small permease: MKASLDKILGSFLVVLMTIMVMAVLWQVFSRYVMQSPSSITEELARYLLIWIGILGAAYAAGQQQHLSINLLEEKLEKNKKKKLKIFINLLIIFFGITVLIIGGSNLVYVNYILGQSSAALEIPLFVVYLVVPLSGALIIFYKINEIMNPEKYLV, translated from the coding sequence ATGAAAGCAAGTTTAGACAAAATTCTGGGATCCTTCCTGGTGGTACTTATGACCATTATGGTTATGGCTGTACTCTGGCAGGTATTTTCCAGATACGTGATGCAGTCTCCAAGTTCTATCACAGAGGAACTAGCGAGGTATTTGTTGATCTGGATCGGTATCCTGGGAGCTGCATATGCTGCCGGACAACAACAGCATCTTTCTATCAATTTACTGGAAGAGAAACTAGAAAAGAATAAAAAGAAGAAACTAAAGATTTTTATCAATCTCCTTATCATTTTCTTCGGAATCACTGTTTTAATTATTGGAGGAAGTAATCTTGTTTATGTCAATTACATTCTAGGACAAAGTTCAGCTGCCTTGGAAATACCTCTATTTGTGGTCTATCTCGTAGTTCCGCTAAGTGGTGCACTTATTATCTTTTACAAAATCAATGAAATTATGAACCCGGAGAAATATCTTGTTTAG
- a CDS encoding pectinesterase family protein: MFKILRDSIIILLIIAANSNATLAQSSALEPFDIIVSQDDDGDFKKVQEAINSVPDFRKNETRILIKNGTYKEKLVLPTSKTNVTFIGEDKYKTILTFDDYAQKMNRFDEEMGTTGSSSFFVFGNNFRAENITFENSAGPVGQAVAVRVDGDKAIFINCRFLGNQDTLYLHGKESRQYYKNCYIEGTTDFIFGWSTAVFENCEIYCKEGGHYITAASTEEGADYGFVFIDSRITGDAPEASFYLGRPWRDYAQTVFINTEVPSIIKAEGWHNWSKPEAEKTVYYGEYNSTGAGATMEKRVTWAKHIDSTEVSRFTRSKVLAGEDAWNPELK, from the coding sequence ATGTTTAAGATCCTACGAGATTCAATCATTATTCTACTAATAATTGCGGCAAACTCAAACGCTACTTTAGCCCAGTCTTCAGCCTTGGAACCCTTTGATATTATAGTATCCCAGGATGATGATGGAGATTTCAAAAAAGTTCAGGAAGCGATTAATAGCGTTCCGGATTTCAGAAAAAATGAGACAAGGATTTTGATAAAGAATGGTACTTACAAGGAAAAACTGGTTTTGCCGACCTCAAAGACGAATGTGACGTTTATTGGAGAGGATAAATATAAAACCATACTTACTTTTGATGATTACGCTCAAAAGATGAATCGTTTTGACGAAGAGATGGGAACCACTGGTTCAAGCTCGTTTTTTGTCTTTGGAAATAATTTTAGGGCAGAAAATATAACTTTTGAGAATAGCGCTGGTCCGGTTGGACAGGCCGTAGCTGTGCGAGTAGATGGAGATAAGGCTATTTTTATCAATTGTAGATTTCTTGGGAATCAGGACACCCTTTACCTCCACGGGAAAGAAAGCCGGCAATATTATAAGAACTGTTATATTGAAGGTACTACCGACTTTATTTTTGGCTGGTCTACGGCGGTATTTGAGAATTGTGAAATTTATTGCAAGGAAGGGGGACATTATATAACTGCCGCTTCTACCGAAGAAGGTGCAGATTATGGTTTTGTGTTTATTGACTCAAGAATTACTGGAGATGCTCCGGAGGCTAGTTTTTACCTCGGCAGACCATGGAGAGATTATGCTCAGACAGTTTTTATTAATACTGAAGTTCCCTCGATCATTAAAGCTGAAGGATGGCATAATTGGAGTAAGCCCGAAGCAGAGAAAACCGTTTATTACGGAGAATACAATTCTACTGGTGCGGGCGCTACCATGGAAAAGAGAGTGACATGGGCAAAACACATAGACAGCACTGAAGTGAGTAGATTTACAAGAAGTAAAGTTCTAGCAGGAGAAGATGCATGGAATCCAGAATTAAAATAA
- a CDS encoding altronate dehydratase family protein encodes MKSNLIKVHPEDNVAIALVNLFQGDQVEFEGENLMIISDVEAKHKISMVDLAANDKIYMYGVLVGKATEEIKRGGVLTVDNVKHEASQTFKKSEVTKWQAPDVSKWENKTFMGYHRPDGQVGTANVWLFFPLVFCENRNVELLKDVFEKEFSFHKSPKQRQLLRNLISGDDENTKIEFDEKESGVFDNIEVKFITHQGGCGGIRQDSVMLSKLLAGYVNNPNVAGATVLSLGCQNLQIDIFKSALEQINTDIQKPVLIYEQQQMGTVDEMLNTIIRDSFEGIKKANDIKREPAPLSKLKLGLECGGSDGFSGISANPALGYASDVLAALGGSPILSEFPELCGVEQELVNRCADEETANKFMELMKSYENAAEAAGSGFDMNPSPGNIKDGLITDAMKSAGAAKKGGTSPIQAVLDYGEYVHKPGLNLLCTPGNDVESTTGMVGSGANVVVFTTGLGTPTGNPITPVIKMSSNSTLARRMPDIIDVDAGAVIRGEKTIPEMGEELLSYIIQVASGEITSKADQLNQDDFIPWKRGVSL; translated from the coding sequence ATGAAGAGTAACCTAATTAAAGTACATCCAGAAGACAATGTAGCCATCGCGCTGGTAAATCTATTCCAGGGAGACCAGGTAGAATTTGAGGGTGAAAATTTAATGATCATTTCTGATGTTGAGGCCAAGCACAAAATTAGCATGGTAGATCTTGCTGCGAACGATAAGATCTACATGTACGGTGTGCTTGTGGGAAAAGCTACGGAAGAAATTAAACGCGGCGGAGTTCTTACCGTGGATAATGTGAAGCATGAAGCCAGCCAGACTTTTAAGAAATCTGAAGTTACCAAATGGCAGGCGCCAGATGTTTCCAAATGGGAGAATAAAACCTTTATGGGGTATCATCGTCCAGATGGACAGGTGGGAACGGCCAATGTATGGTTGTTTTTCCCGCTTGTATTTTGCGAAAACCGAAATGTGGAGCTTCTGAAGGATGTTTTCGAGAAAGAATTTTCCTTCCATAAGTCTCCAAAGCAACGACAGTTGCTACGAAATCTAATTAGTGGTGATGATGAGAATACAAAGATTGAATTCGATGAGAAAGAATCTGGAGTATTCGATAATATTGAAGTGAAATTTATAACGCACCAGGGTGGTTGTGGAGGAATTCGTCAGGATTCTGTCATGCTTTCAAAACTTCTAGCCGGTTATGTAAACAATCCAAATGTTGCCGGAGCAACAGTTCTAAGCTTAGGCTGCCAAAACTTACAGATCGATATCTTTAAAAGTGCCCTTGAGCAGATCAATACAGATATCCAGAAGCCAGTGCTTATATATGAGCAACAGCAAATGGGAACTGTTGATGAAATGCTGAATACTATAATTCGTGATTCATTTGAAGGCATAAAAAAGGCTAATGATATTAAAAGAGAACCGGCACCTCTTTCCAAATTAAAGTTAGGTTTGGAATGTGGCGGATCTGATGGGTTTTCAGGAATTTCGGCAAATCCAGCCTTGGGTTACGCTTCAGATGTGCTAGCAGCATTAGGTGGATCTCCAATTCTTTCTGAATTCCCGGAATTATGCGGTGTAGAGCAGGAGCTAGTAAATCGATGTGCAGATGAAGAAACTGCTAATAAATTTATGGAGTTGATGAAATCTTACGAAAATGCGGCGGAAGCTGCAGGTTCTGGATTTGATATGAACCCATCTCCAGGAAATATTAAGGATGGGCTTATAACAGACGCGATGAAATCTGCCGGTGCAGCTAAAAAAGGCGGGACTTCGCCAATACAGGCAGTGCTGGATTACGGTGAATATGTTCATAAACCGGGACTTAACCTATTGTGTACTCCCGGAAATGATGTAGAAAGTACTACCGGGATGGTAGGATCTGGTGCGAACGTGGTGGTATTTACCACCGGTTTGGGAACTCCTACTGGGAACCCAATTACACCGGTAATCAAGATGTCATCTAATTCGACCTTGGCCCGCAGAATGCCAGATATCATAGATGTGGATGCAGGAGCGGTAATTAGAGGAGAGAAAACGATCCCGGAAATGGGAGAAGAACTTCTTAGTTATATCATACAAGTTGCCAGTGGAGAAATTACCTCCAAAGCAGATCAGCTCAACCAGGACGATTTTATTCCGTGGAAACGAGGAGTTTCTCTTTAA
- a CDS encoding TRAP transporter large permease: MLSEILILVISFIVLLSIGVPVAWSIGLSCLFTMMATINSLAAFTTVSQRMATGLDSFSLLAIPFFILAGQIMNQGGIANRLINFAKALIGALPGGLIYVNVIAAMLFGAISGSAVAAASAIGGILGPPMEKENYSKEFGAAINVTASTTGLVIPPSNVLIVYSLASGGVSIASLFLAGYLPGILMGLSLMLVAAVWIKKKKYPAGNKTSTALIASTFLKALPSLLLLVVVIGGIVSGIFTATEASGIAVLYCLVLSFIYRELNFSKLQQVFLSSVSTTAIVMLLIATSMSMSWVMSYENIPQSVSEALLALSDNKYVILLIINLLLLFVGTFMDMTPAVLIFTPIFLPVMENLGVDPVHFGIIMVMNLCVGLCTPPVGSVLFIGVGVAKTSIQKVIKPLLPLYVVMAIVLLLVTFIPAISLWLPQMFE, translated from the coding sequence ATGCTTTCAGAAATTTTAATCCTGGTCATTTCATTTATAGTTCTCCTTTCCATTGGAGTTCCAGTAGCCTGGTCCATTGGTTTGTCATGTCTTTTTACTATGATGGCAACTATAAACTCTCTCGCTGCATTCACTACTGTTTCCCAAAGAATGGCGACTGGCCTGGATAGTTTTTCATTACTGGCTATCCCTTTCTTTATTCTTGCCGGCCAGATCATGAATCAAGGTGGAATAGCAAACCGACTCATAAACTTTGCAAAGGCGCTCATTGGAGCACTCCCCGGAGGTTTAATCTATGTGAATGTTATTGCAGCGATGCTTTTTGGAGCAATATCAGGCTCTGCGGTAGCAGCAGCTTCAGCAATAGGTGGAATTTTAGGACCACCTATGGAAAAAGAGAATTATTCGAAAGAATTTGGTGCGGCAATTAATGTAACCGCTTCCACAACCGGTCTGGTCATACCACCGTCTAATGTATTGATCGTCTATTCTTTGGCCAGTGGTGGTGTATCTATTGCATCCCTGTTTCTAGCAGGTTATTTACCAGGGATATTAATGGGACTATCACTTATGCTTGTGGCTGCAGTTTGGATTAAGAAGAAAAAATATCCTGCGGGTAATAAAACCAGCACCGCTCTTATAGCTTCCACTTTTCTTAAAGCCTTACCAAGTTTATTATTACTGGTAGTGGTGATTGGTGGAATCGTTTCCGGAATTTTCACAGCGACTGAAGCTTCAGGAATTGCTGTTCTATACTGTCTTGTACTTTCGTTTATTTACCGGGAACTAAATTTCTCTAAACTTCAGCAGGTATTTCTAAGTTCTGTGAGTACCACAGCGATCGTGATGTTATTAATCGCGACATCCATGAGTATGTCATGGGTAATGTCTTATGAAAACATTCCGCAGTCGGTGAGTGAAGCTTTACTGGCTTTAAGCGATAATAAATATGTAATCCTATTAATCATCAACCTGCTACTATTGTTCGTAGGAACATTTATGGATATGACTCCTGCGGTACTCATTTTCACACCAATATTTTTACCGGTGATGGAAAATCTAGGGGTAGATCCTGTGCATTTTGGGATCATCATGGTGATGAACCTCTGTGTAGGATTATGCACACCACCGGTTGGCTCAGTACTCTTTATTGGAGTAGGTGTCGCCAAAACTAGTATACAAAAAGTTATAAAACCTTTATTGCCATTATATGTAGTGATGGCCATAGTCCTTTTGCTGGTGACGTTTATTCCGGCAATTAGCCTGTGGTTACCACAAATGTTTGAATAA